A window of Fragaria vesca subsp. vesca linkage group LG7, FraVesHawaii_1.0, whole genome shotgun sequence contains these coding sequences:
- the LOC101310167 gene encoding mitochondrial chaperone BCS1-like, whose translation MVRFMGVVYFILFLIPVFYVLRFLSKTSLLHMLLKSWQSLIDRFHVYQFYKVPQFNHNFQENQLYRKISLYLNSLPNIEDSDFTNLFSGSKSNDIFFQHDNNHSVGDTFLSAKVSWTNEKSDVDGIRSYVLRIKKTDKRRVFRQYFQHILTVSDEIEQRNKEIKLYMNLATENERWRSVPFTHPATLDSVVMDTELKNKVRSDLEQFLKSKQYYHRLGRVWKRSFLLYGPSGTGKTSFVAAMARFLSYDVYDIDMSKVVDDSDLKMLLLQTKSKSLIVVEDLDRYLTENTTRSTAVSLSGLLNFMDGIVSSCGEERVLVFTMNGKDHVDGLVMRPGRIDVHIHFPLCDFSAFKSLANTYLGVKEHKLFPQVEEIFQSGGSLSPAVIGEIMISNRSSPSRALKSVISALQTDVDNKTTVKVAQALTSSGSGRSEEGEGGSTVFCRESVHTVREFRKLYGLLRLGSRRKEEPPVPLPLDRSSSEKEGSRHERIIV comes from the coding sequence ATGGTCCGGTTCATGGGTGTCGTCTACTTCATCCTCTTCCTCATACCTGTCTTCTATGTTCTTAGGTTCTTGTCCAAAACATCTCTGCTTCACATGCTCTTGAAATCATGGCAATCCTTAATCGACAGGTTTCATGTTTACCAGTTCTACAAGGTCCCCCAGTTCAACCACAACTTCCAAGAGAATCAACTCTACCGTAAAATCTCTCTCTACCTTAACTCCCTCCCCAACATTGAAGACTCCGACTTCACCAACCTCTTCTCCGGTTCCAAATCCAACGACATCTTCTTCCAACACGACAACAACCACTCCGTAGGCGACACCTTCCTCAGCGCCAAGGTTTCTTGGACTAATGAAAAGTCCGATGTCGATGGAATAAGGTCATACGTTTTGAGAATCAAGAAAACCGACAAGAGACGTGTTTTCCGACAGTACTTCCAGCACATACTGACCGTATCCGACGAGATTGAGCAACGGAACAAGGAGATCAAGCTGTACATGAATCTCGCAACAGAAAACGAACGGTGGAGATCGGTCCCCTTCACCCACCCGGCAACCTTGGACAGTGTCGTCATGGACACGGAGCTGAAAAACAAGGTAAGGTCTGATCTAGAACAATTCTTGAAGTCGAAGCAATACTACCATAGACTCGGTCGTGTCTGGAAACGAAGCTTCTTACTCTACGGTCCTTCCGGAACCGGCAAAACCAGCTTCGTCGCCGCCATGGCTAGGTTCCTGTCGTACGACGTGTACGACATCGACATGTCCAAAGTCGTCGATGACTCCGATCTGAAAATGCTCCTATTACAAACAAAGTCCAAGTCGTTAATTGTCGTGGAAGATCTCGACCGTTACTTGACGGAGAACACGACAAGATCGACGGCTGTGAGCCTCTCGGGGTTGCTGAACTTCATGGACGGAATCGTCTCCAGCTGCGGCGAGGAGAGAGTGTTGGTTTTCACGATGAACGGGAAAGACCACGTGGACGGGTTGGTCATGCGGCCGGGTCGGATCGACGTGCATATCCATTTCCCTCTCTGCGATTTCTCGGCGTTCAAAAGCTTGGCGAACACGTACTTAGGAGTCAAAGAGCACAAGCTGTTTCCTCAGGTGGAGGAGATTTTCCAGAGCGGCGGGAGTTTAAGTCCGGCGGTGATCGGAGAGATCATGATATCGAACCGGAGCTCGCCGAGTAGGGCATTGAAGTCGGTGATATCGGCGCTGCAGACGGACGTGGATAATAAGACGACGGTGAAGGTGGCGCAGGCGTTGACGAGTAGCGGGTCGGGTCGGTCGGAGGAGGGTGAGGGCGGGAGTACGGTGTTTTGTAGGGAGAGTGTTCACACGGTGAGGGAGTTTAGGAAGTTGTATGGGCTTTTGAGATTGGGGAGTAGGAGGAAGGAGGAGCCGCCGGTGCCGTTGCCGTTGGATAGAAGTTCGTCGGAAAAAGAAGGATCACGGCACGAAAGGATCATCGTGTAA